One window of bacterium genomic DNA carries:
- the atpB gene encoding F0F1 ATP synthase subunit A, translating into MTPLLIGWFLALFTFAGDTPQEHTSSHPPPAAATAAPQEAHHPPSESIGSFILHHISDANKLDFQPFGEVHLPQFELFGIDFSITKHVVMMMAAAVFLLILLATAARRNRPGTVPTGWAAAVDAVVEFIYKEIAIPNMGEKAAATFVPYLCTAFFFILTCNLLGLVPFAATATGNVSVTAALAALTFLLTQFASIRSHGVLGYLKHLTGGVHPAMWIVMIPVEFLGLFTKPFALCIRLFANMTAGHVVILALINLIFIFSKNGANPAAGYGIAPVSVAFSLFVYLLEILVAFLQAYIFTLLSALFIGFAAAHSEPHEEEAHPAEPAH; encoded by the coding sequence ATGACGCCGCTGCTGATTGGCTGGTTTCTCGCACTGTTCACCTTCGCAGGCGACACCCCGCAGGAACACACCTCTTCCCATCCTCCGCCGGCGGCCGCGACGGCAGCGCCGCAGGAGGCGCATCATCCCCCCTCGGAAAGCATCGGCAGTTTCATCCTCCATCACATCAGTGATGCCAACAAGCTGGACTTCCAGCCTTTCGGCGAAGTCCACCTGCCGCAATTCGAGCTTTTCGGAATCGATTTTTCCATCACCAAGCACGTGGTGATGATGATGGCTGCCGCGGTGTTCTTGCTCATTCTGCTGGCCACCGCCGCGCGGCGCAACCGTCCGGGCACGGTGCCCACCGGCTGGGCCGCCGCGGTGGATGCGGTGGTGGAATTCATCTACAAGGAAATCGCCATTCCCAACATGGGCGAGAAGGCCGCCGCGACGTTTGTGCCCTATCTCTGCACCGCTTTCTTCTTCATCCTGACGTGCAATCTCCTGGGCTTGGTTCCCTTTGCGGCAACCGCCACCGGCAACGTGAGCGTGACCGCCGCCCTGGCCGCGCTGACTTTTCTGCTCACCCAGTTCGCCAGCATCCGTTCGCACGGGGTGCTGGGCTATCTGAAGCATCTCACCGGCGGCGTGCATCCCGCGATGTGGATCGTCATGATCCCGGTGGAGTTTCTCGGCCTGTTCACCAAGCCCTTCGCCCTGTGCATTCGTCTGTTCGCCAACATGACCGCCGGTCACGTCGTCATTCTCGCGCTCATCAATCTGATCTTCATCTTCAGCAAGAACGGCGCGAATCCGGCGGCGGGCTACGGCATTGCGCCGGTGTCGGTGGCGTTCAGCCTGTTCGTTTATCTTCTGGAAATTCTGGTTGCCTTCCTGCAGGCTTACATTTTTACCCTGTTGTCCGCTCTTTTCATCGGTTTCGCGGCGGCTCATTCCGAGCCTCATGAGGAGGAAGCCCATCCCGCCGAGCCGGCGCACTGA
- a CDS encoding F0F1 ATP synthase subunit epsilon yields MPAITMASAKSYLLEIVTPASKVFSAQVNAVVAPGEAGYFGVLPHHTNMLATLKVGYLKVEIGDQTKYFAISGGIAEVMPSGVKILAEAAEPASAIDAERARQAKERAERRLQEGRKQWDVLRAEAALARAINRLKVVELMKT; encoded by the coding sequence ATGCCCGCGATCACCATGGCCTCCGCAAAGAGTTATCTTCTCGAAATCGTCACGCCGGCGAGCAAAGTCTTTTCGGCGCAAGTCAACGCTGTGGTTGCGCCGGGAGAGGCTGGCTATTTCGGTGTGCTGCCGCATCACACGAATATGCTGGCGACACTCAAAGTCGGCTATCTGAAAGTGGAGATCGGCGACCAGACGAAGTACTTTGCCATCAGCGGCGGCATTGCCGAGGTCATGCCCAGTGGCGTGAAGATTCTGGCGGAGGCGGCGGAGCCGGCTTCTGCGATCGATGCCGAACGCGCGCGGCAGGCGAAAGAGCGCGCCGAGCGCCGCCTGCAGGAGGGCCGCAAGCAGTGGGATGTGTTGCGCGCCGAGGCCGCCCTGGCGCGCGCAATCAATCGCTTGAAGGTAGTTGAACTGATGAAGACTTGA
- the atpA gene encoding F0F1 ATP synthase subunit alpha, which yields MEIRPDEITSILKKQIEGFERKVDIAEVGEVIQVGDGIARVYGLENVQASELVEFHNGVMGMALNLEEDNVGVVLFGRDTEIREGDPVKRTGRVMDVPVGMELLGRVVDPLGNPRDGKGPVNASTRGLLERKALGVVQRQPVKEPLQTGLKAIDAMIPIGRGQRELIIGDRGTGKTAVAVDTIINQKGGDVKCIYVAIGQKGSSVARVIKTLEDAGAMDYSIVVAANASDPAPLQFIAPYAGAAMGEYFRDNGMHCLVVYDDLSKHAWAYRQVSLLLRRPPGREAYPGDVFYLHSRLLERASKLTDDMNALRHHGVTKGGGSLTALPIIETQAGDVSGYIPTNVISITDGQIFLEGDLFYAGVRPAINVGISVSRVGGNAQIKAMKQVAGRLRLDLAQYRELAAFAKFGSDLDKVTQQQLARGARMVELLKQGQYQPLPVEKQIAIIFVGANGLLDSLPVDQMQRFEAEYLSYLESTHPALLETLRSKKAIDDDLRGQMLEAANEFLKLFGGKA from the coding sequence ATGGAAATTCGTCCCGATGAAATCACTTCGATTCTGAAAAAACAGATCGAAGGTTTTGAAAGAAAGGTCGACATCGCCGAGGTCGGCGAAGTCATTCAGGTGGGTGACGGCATCGCCCGCGTCTACGGCCTGGAAAACGTCCAAGCCAGCGAGCTGGTCGAATTCCACAACGGCGTGATGGGCATGGCGCTCAACCTGGAAGAAGACAACGTGGGTGTGGTGCTGTTTGGCCGCGACACTGAAATCCGGGAAGGCGATCCCGTCAAGCGCACCGGACGCGTCATGGACGTGCCGGTCGGCATGGAGCTGCTCGGCCGCGTGGTGGACCCGCTCGGCAATCCGCGCGACGGCAAAGGCCCGGTGAACGCCAGTACGCGCGGCTTGCTCGAACGCAAGGCCCTGGGCGTGGTGCAGCGCCAGCCGGTGAAAGAGCCGCTGCAAACCGGCTTGAAGGCCATCGACGCCATGATTCCCATCGGCCGCGGCCAGCGCGAGTTGATCATCGGCGACCGCGGCACCGGCAAAACCGCGGTGGCGGTGGACACCATCATCAACCAAAAGGGCGGGGACGTCAAGTGCATCTATGTCGCCATCGGCCAGAAAGGCTCGTCGGTGGCGCGCGTCATCAAGACTCTGGAAGACGCCGGCGCGATGGATTATTCCATCGTGGTGGCCGCCAATGCCAGCGATCCGGCGCCGCTGCAATTCATCGCACCCTACGCCGGCGCGGCCATGGGCGAATATTTCCGCGACAACGGCATGCACTGCCTGGTGGTGTACGACGATCTTTCCAAACATGCCTGGGCTTACCGCCAGGTTTCGCTGCTGCTGCGCCGGCCGCCGGGCCGCGAAGCCTATCCCGGTGACGTTTTCTATCTGCATTCGCGGCTGCTCGAGCGCGCCTCCAAACTCACCGATGACATGAACGCCCTGCGGCACCATGGCGTCACCAAGGGCGGCGGCTCGCTCACCGCGCTGCCGATCATCGAAACCCAGGCGGGTGACGTGTCCGGCTACATTCCCACCAATGTCATTTCGATCACCGACGGGCAGATCTTTTTGGAAGGCGATTTGTTTTACGCCGGCGTGCGGCCCGCCATTAACGTCGGCATCTCGGTGAGCCGCGTCGGCGGCAACGCCCAGATCAAGGCCATGAAGCAGGTCGCCGGCCGTTTGCGCCTCGATCTCGCGCAATACCGCGAGCTGGCGGCGTTCGCCAAGTTCGGCTCCGATCTCGACAAGGTTACGCAACAGCAGTTGGCGCGCGGCGCCCGCATGGTGGAGCTGCTGAAGCAGGGCCAATATCAGCCACTGCCGGTCGAGAAACAGATTGCCATCATTTTCGTCGGCGCCAACGGCCTGTTGGACAGCCTGCCGGTGGATCAGATGCAACGATTCGAAGCGGAATACCTGAGCTATTTGGAATCGACTCATCCCGCCCTCCTCGAGACGCTGCGCAGCAAGAAGGCCATCGACGATGATTTGCGCGGCCAGATGCTCGAGGCGGCCAATGAGTTCTTGAAACTTTTCGGCGGCAAGGCATAA
- the atpF gene encoding F0F1 ATP synthase subunit B gives MLELHTGLIAWTVIIFVLLLLLLRKLAWQPIVAAIDERTRKIRESLERAEQAQQNAERMRREYDQMMAKARQEAQDMIAKSRKTAEATRDEIVLKAQTEAEALLQRAKRDIGLEREKALEEIKRTAGELSVAIAAKIIGKSLSAKDHQDLIRQALKEIHPLVGEPN, from the coding sequence ATGTTAGAACTGCACACCGGTCTGATCGCGTGGACGGTCATCATTTTCGTGCTGCTGCTGTTGCTGCTGCGCAAGCTCGCCTGGCAGCCGATCGTCGCGGCCATTGATGAACGGACCCGCAAGATTCGGGAATCGCTCGAGCGCGCCGAGCAGGCGCAGCAAAATGCGGAGCGCATGCGGCGCGAATATGACCAAATGATGGCGAAGGCGCGCCAGGAGGCGCAGGACATGATCGCGAAGAGCCGCAAAACCGCGGAAGCCACCCGCGACGAAATCGTGCTCAAGGCGCAAACCGAAGCGGAAGCCCTGCTGCAGCGCGCCAAGCGCGACATCGGTCTGGAGCGGGAAAAGGCGCTGGAGGAAATCAAGCGCACCGCCGGCGAGCTGTCGGTGGCCATCGCCGCCAAGATCATCGGGAAATCGCTCAGCGCCAAGGATCACCAGGATCTCATCCGCCAGGCGCTGAAAGAGATTCACCCGCTGGTCGGTGAACCGAATTGA
- a CDS encoding ATP synthase F0 subunit C, which translates to MGEFGMAHLAAGIGAGIVAMSAGFGIGKIASAAMEAIGRQPEAAGDVRGSMIIAAALIEGVALFGEVICFLLAGK; encoded by the coding sequence ATGGGTGAATTCGGCATGGCACACTTGGCCGCCGGTATCGGCGCCGGCATCGTGGCAATGAGCGCGGGATTCGGCATCGGCAAAATCGCAAGTGCCGCGATGGAGGCGATTGGCCGGCAACCCGAAGCCGCCGGTGACGTGCGCGGCTCGATGATTATTGCCGCGGCGCTGATCGAAGGCGTGGCGCTGTTCGGCGAAGTGATTTGCTTTTTGCTGGCCGGCAAGTAA
- the atpH gene encoding ATP synthase F1 subunit delta, whose protein sequence is MKQGILAQRYARALFAVALERQQLEAIRRELHGVVAAIEENRELDLFLRSPESSRAEKRHALTRVLQAQCSPIVFNFLILLVDKGRIGMYREIQQAWQRLYDKHHRKLRALAISAVPMTKPELDALQADLTKTLKMQLELENRVDPGILGGVILDLDGKILDGSVRLQLQRLREAIHRQRN, encoded by the coding sequence ATGAAACAGGGTATCCTCGCGCAACGTTACGCGCGCGCGTTGTTTGCCGTGGCGCTGGAGCGCCAGCAACTCGAGGCCATCCGCCGCGAGTTGCATGGCGTCGTTGCCGCGATCGAAGAAAACCGCGAGTTGGACCTGTTTCTGCGTTCCCCGGAAAGCAGCCGCGCAGAAAAACGCCACGCGCTCACCCGCGTGTTGCAGGCGCAATGCTCCCCCATCGTGTTCAACTTCCTGATCCTGCTGGTGGACAAGGGACGGATTGGCATGTATCGCGAGATCCAGCAGGCTTGGCAGCGGCTCTATGACAAGCATCATCGCAAGCTGAGAGCGCTGGCGATTTCCGCCGTGCCCATGACCAAGCCCGAGCTGGATGCCCTGCAGGCGGATCTCACCAAAACCTTGAAGATGCAGCTCGAGCTCGAAAACCGGGTCGATCCCGGCATTCTCGGCGGCGTGATTCTCGATTTGGACGGCAAGATTCTCGACGGCTCGGTGCGGTTGCAGTTGCAGCGCTTGCGCGAGGCGATTCACCGCCAGCGCAATTGA
- the atpG gene encoding ATP synthase F1 subunit gamma — protein MATLRDIKRRIASVRSTQQITKAMKLVAAAKLRRAQERMLKARPYAHSLDEMLGHVSAKVDPSWHPLLAVREPKHLAFVVVTGDRGLAGSFNANIIRRATSEFQAAQQPGVEAALICAGKKGFEHFNRRGYPILANLTGFFNNLDFVHAQGLGRLIQEQYLAGSLDRIYLVYNEFKSVIQQKLVVQQLLPIVPRPPQDEKYPTDFVFEPAPVKILDTLCRKYINITVWQALLESYAAELGARMAAMDAATDNAKEIIAQLTLHYNKARQAAITKELLEIVGGAEALTK, from the coding sequence ATGGCGACTCTTCGTGACATCAAGCGCCGAATTGCCAGCGTCAGAAGCACGCAGCAAATCACCAAGGCCATGAAGCTGGTGGCGGCCGCCAAGCTGCGGCGCGCGCAAGAGCGCATGTTGAAAGCGCGGCCTTATGCCCACAGCCTCGATGAAATGCTGGGCCACGTCAGCGCCAAAGTCGATCCGAGCTGGCATCCGCTGCTGGCAGTGCGGGAACCGAAGCACCTCGCCTTCGTGGTGGTCACCGGCGACCGCGGCCTGGCCGGCAGCTTCAACGCCAACATCATTCGGCGCGCCACCAGCGAGTTTCAGGCGGCGCAGCAGCCGGGCGTCGAAGCCGCGCTCATCTGCGCCGGCAAGAAAGGTTTCGAACACTTCAATCGCCGCGGCTATCCCATCCTGGCAAACCTCACCGGCTTCTTCAACAATCTCGATTTCGTGCATGCGCAAGGCCTCGGCCGCCTGATTCAGGAGCAGTATCTGGCCGGGAGCCTCGATCGCATCTATCTCGTCTACAATGAATTCAAATCGGTGATCCAGCAAAAGCTGGTGGTGCAGCAGCTCCTGCCGATCGTGCCGCGGCCGCCCCAGGACGAAAAGTACCCGACTGATTTCGTGTTCGAGCCTGCGCCGGTGAAGATCCTGGATACGCTCTGCCGCAAGTACATCAACATTACCGTCTGGCAGGCCCTGCTGGAATCGTATGCGGCGGAATTGGGCGCGCGCATGGCCGCCATGGATGCCGCCACCGACAATGCCAAGGAAATCATCGCGCAATTGACGCTGCATTACAACAAAGCACGGCAGGCTGCGATCACCAAAGAGCTGCTGGAGATCGTGGGCGGCGCGGAAGCCCTGACCAAGTAG
- the atpD gene encoding F0F1 ATP synthase subunit beta, giving the protein MSEGKLVQVIGAVVDVAFEDAELPAILTALEVVQNHTGGSRLVLEVQQHLGENTVRCVAMDSTDGLVRGMKVKNTGQPITMPVGTGTLGRLLNVIGEPIDEKGPIQAERYLPIHRPAPALEDLDPRSEILETGIKVIDLLEPYSKGGKTGLFGGAGVGKTVLIQELIRNIATEHGGYSVFSGVGERTREGNDLLLEMTHSGVISKTSMVFGQMNEPPGARLRVGLSALTIAEYFRDFEGKDVLLFIDNIFRFTQAGSEVSALLGRMPSAVGYQPTLATEMGALQERITSTRKGSVTSVQAIYVPADDLTDPAPATTFAHLDATTVLSRRIVELGIYPAVDPLDSTSRILSSQVVGEEHYRVARQVQQILQKYKELQDIIAILGMEELSDDDKIVVNRARRLEKFLSQPFHVAEEFTGTPGRYVRLEDTVRGFKGIVEGEYDDLPEQAFYMVGTIEEAVQNAKKMKG; this is encoded by the coding sequence ATGAGTGAAGGCAAATTGGTTCAAGTCATCGGCGCAGTGGTGGATGTGGCTTTCGAAGACGCCGAGCTTCCTGCCATTCTGACCGCTTTGGAAGTTGTCCAGAATCATACCGGCGGCAGCCGGCTGGTGTTGGAAGTGCAACAACACCTCGGTGAAAACACCGTGCGCTGCGTGGCGATGGATTCCACCGATGGCCTGGTGCGCGGCATGAAAGTGAAGAACACCGGCCAGCCGATCACCATGCCGGTGGGCACCGGCACCCTCGGCCGGTTGCTGAACGTCATCGGCGAACCCATTGACGAGAAGGGCCCGATTCAAGCGGAACGCTACCTGCCGATTCACCGCCCCGCGCCGGCTTTGGAAGATTTGGATCCGCGCTCGGAAATTCTGGAAACCGGCATCAAGGTCATCGATTTGCTCGAGCCTTATTCCAAGGGCGGCAAAACCGGCCTGTTCGGCGGCGCCGGCGTGGGCAAGACCGTGTTGATTCAGGAGCTGATCCGCAACATCGCCACCGAGCACGGCGGTTATTCGGTGTTCAGCGGCGTGGGCGAGCGCACGCGAGAAGGCAACGACCTGCTTTTGGAAATGACGCACTCCGGCGTGATCTCGAAAACCAGCATGGTGTTCGGCCAGATGAACGAGCCCCCGGGCGCACGTTTGCGGGTCGGCCTTTCGGCGCTGACGATTGCCGAGTATTTCCGCGATTTCGAAGGCAAGGACGTGCTGCTATTCATCGACAACATTTTTCGCTTCACCCAGGCCGGCTCGGAAGTTTCGGCGCTGCTCGGCCGCATGCCCTCGGCGGTGGGTTATCAACCGACGCTCGCCACCGAAATGGGCGCGCTGCAGGAGCGCATCACTTCCACGCGCAAAGGCTCGGTGACTTCGGTGCAGGCCATCTACGTGCCCGCCGACGATTTGACCGATCCGGCGCCCGCCACCACCTTCGCGCATCTCGATGCCACCACCGTGTTGTCGCGCCGCATCGTCGAGCTGGGCATCTATCCGGCAGTTGATCCGCTCGATTCCACCTCCCGCATTCTGTCGTCGCAAGTGGTGGGCGAAGAGCACTACCGCGTCGCCCGCCAGGTGCAGCAGATTCTGCAGAAGTACAAGGAGCTGCAGGACATCATCGCGATCCTCGGCATGGAAGAGCTTTCCGATGACGACAAGATCGTGGTCAATCGCGCGCGCCGTCTGGAGAAGTTCCTGAGCCAGCCCTTCCACGTCGCCGAGGAATTCACCGGCACGCCCGGCCGCTACGTCCGCCTGGAAGACACGGTGCGCGGCTTCAAGGGCATTGTCGAAGGCGAATATGACGATCTGCCGGAGCAGGCGTTCTACATGGTCGGCACGATCGAAGAAGCGGTGCAGAACGCCAAGAAGATGAAAGGATAA